In Lacerta agilis isolate rLacAgi1 chromosome 8, rLacAgi1.pri, whole genome shotgun sequence, one genomic interval encodes:
- the REEP4 gene encoding receptor expression-enhancing protein 4 isoform X1, protein MEAVKTKVQRYAKQWCLWILAILYRYWPAFLTPPFRYRLVLGMLYPAYASYKAVKTKNIREYVRWMMYWIVFALFMVTEALSDIFISWFPFYYEIKMGFVMWLLSPYTRGAGWLYRKFVHPTLSHKEKEIDLLILQAQERGYETLLSFGKKSLNVAATAAAQAAAKSQGALAGHLRSFSMQDLRSIPDTAPVHYSDPLYLEEQELRRRPIGHRASPQQLGSDSNEEDCWSDSELSAGVRAHSKKPLLSKPLARSQSLRMVKKKSPTKEGSARVPRSRPRKKVADPIC, encoded by the exons ATGGAGGCTGTGAAGACTAAGGTGCAGCGCTATGCAAAGCAGTGGTGCCTGTGGATCCTAGCTATATTGTACCGGTACTGGCCTGCCTTCTTGACGCCCCCTTTCCGTTACAGGCTGGTGCTTGGGATGCTCTACCCTGCCTATGCTTCCTACAAGGCTGTGAAAACGAAAAATATCCGGGAATAt GTCCGTTGGATGATGTACTGGATTGTGTTTGCCCTCTTCATGGTCACAGAGGCCCTCTCAGATATTTTCATTTCCTG GTTCCCCTTCTACTATGAGATCAAAATGGGATTTGTCATGTGGCTGTTGTCTCCATATACAAggggggctggctggctgtaCCGCAAATTTGTACATCCCACATTATCCCACAAAGAAAAG GAAATTGATCTGCTCATCCTTCAGGCCCAGGAGCGTGGCTACGAGACACTCCTGAGCTTTGGGAAGAAGAGCCTCAATGTTgcagccacagctgctgcccaAGCTGCAGCAAAA AGTCAAGGGGCCCTGGCCGGGCATTTGCGTAGCTTCAGCATGCAGGACCTGCGTTCCATCCCAGACACGGCTCCTGTGCATTACTCTGATCCCCTGTACCTGGAGGAACAGGAGCTCCGCCGGAGGCCAATAG GACACAGGGCATCTCCTCAACAGCTGGGCTCTGACAGCAATGAAGAGGACTGCTGGTCAGACTCTGAGCTCTCTGCTGGCGTAAGGGCCCACAGCAAGAAGCCATTGCTTTCCAAGCCATTGGCCAGGTCCCAGAGCCTCCGCATGGTGAAGAAGAAGTCGCCTACCAAAGAG GGCTCGGCTCGGGTCCCGCGAAGTCGCCCCAGGAAGAAGGTGGCCGATCCGATCTGTTAG
- the REEP4 gene encoding receptor expression-enhancing protein 4 isoform X2, which yields MISWILYRVVVLVLGMLYPAYASYKAVKTKNIREYVRWMMYWIVFALFMVTEALSDIFISWFPFYYEIKMGFVMWLLSPYTRGAGWLYRKFVHPTLSHKEKEIDLLILQAQERGYETLLSFGKKSLNVAATAAAQAAAKSQGALAGHLRSFSMQDLRSIPDTAPVHYSDPLYLEEQELRRRPIGHRASPQQLGSDSNEEDCWSDSELSAGVRAHSKKPLLSKPLARSQSLRMVKKKSPTKEGSARVPRSRPRKKVADPIC from the exons GCTGGTGCTTGGGATGCTCTACCCTGCCTATGCTTCCTACAAGGCTGTGAAAACGAAAAATATCCGGGAATAt GTCCGTTGGATGATGTACTGGATTGTGTTTGCCCTCTTCATGGTCACAGAGGCCCTCTCAGATATTTTCATTTCCTG GTTCCCCTTCTACTATGAGATCAAAATGGGATTTGTCATGTGGCTGTTGTCTCCATATACAAggggggctggctggctgtaCCGCAAATTTGTACATCCCACATTATCCCACAAAGAAAAG GAAATTGATCTGCTCATCCTTCAGGCCCAGGAGCGTGGCTACGAGACACTCCTGAGCTTTGGGAAGAAGAGCCTCAATGTTgcagccacagctgctgcccaAGCTGCAGCAAAA AGTCAAGGGGCCCTGGCCGGGCATTTGCGTAGCTTCAGCATGCAGGACCTGCGTTCCATCCCAGACACGGCTCCTGTGCATTACTCTGATCCCCTGTACCTGGAGGAACAGGAGCTCCGCCGGAGGCCAATAG GACACAGGGCATCTCCTCAACAGCTGGGCTCTGACAGCAATGAAGAGGACTGCTGGTCAGACTCTGAGCTCTCTGCTGGCGTAAGGGCCCACAGCAAGAAGCCATTGCTTTCCAAGCCATTGGCCAGGTCCCAGAGCCTCCGCATGGTGAAGAAGAAGTCGCCTACCAAAGAG GGCTCGGCTCGGGTCCCGCGAAGTCGCCCCAGGAAGAAGGTGGCCGATCCGATCTGTTAG